A region from the Sutcliffiella horikoshii genome encodes:
- the ilvD gene encoding dihydroxy-acid dehydratase codes for MRSNTIKRGIDRAPHRSLLRAAGVKEEDMDKPFIGVCNSYVDIIPGHMHLNKFAEVVKEAIREAGGVPFEFNTIGVDDGIAMGHIGMRYSLPSRELIADSAETVINAHWFDGVFYIPNCDKITPGMLMAAARTNVPAVFVSGGPMEAGRTKDGRPLSLVSVFEGVGSVLSGKMSREELLEIESSACPTCGSCSGMFTANSMNTLMEMLGVALPGNGTMVATSNERHQLIKDAAKHLMRQIEEDVRPRDIITKEAIDDAFALDMAMGGSTNTVLHTLAIAHEAGIEYKLEDINKIAERVPYLCKVSPASDYSMEDVHEAGGVSAIIKELCQMEGAIHPDRITISGQTIKEVVDHAQIVNDQVIRRKDNPYSPVGGLSILFGNLAPNGGVIKVGAVDPSIKTFTGEAIIFESQDEAQEGINSGQVREGHVVVIRYEGPKGGPGMPEMLAPTSSIAGRGLSTKVALITDGRFSGASRGISIGHISPEAAEGGPIAFVENRDIIQIDLEKRSIHLLVESEVLEARKQNWKQPESKVKSGYLARYAALVTSANTGGILKV; via the coding sequence ATGAGAAGTAATACGATCAAGAGAGGTATTGATAGAGCACCACATAGAAGTTTGTTGCGGGCAGCTGGGGTAAAGGAAGAGGATATGGATAAGCCGTTTATCGGTGTTTGTAACTCTTATGTAGATATTATCCCTGGGCATATGCATTTAAATAAATTCGCGGAAGTAGTAAAGGAAGCAATTAGGGAAGCGGGAGGAGTGCCTTTCGAATTTAATACAATTGGAGTAGATGACGGAATTGCGATGGGACACATCGGAATGCGCTATTCCCTTCCAAGTCGGGAGCTGATTGCAGACTCAGCAGAAACGGTTATCAATGCACACTGGTTTGACGGCGTGTTTTACATCCCGAACTGTGACAAGATCACACCAGGGATGCTGATGGCGGCGGCCAGAACCAATGTACCAGCAGTATTCGTGTCCGGAGGGCCAATGGAAGCCGGTCGAACAAAGGATGGCAGGCCATTATCACTTGTATCCGTTTTTGAAGGAGTAGGAAGTGTCCTTTCCGGAAAAATGTCCCGTGAAGAGCTGCTTGAGATTGAATCGAGTGCTTGTCCAACATGCGGATCCTGCTCCGGGATGTTCACGGCAAACTCGATGAACACCTTGATGGAAATGCTAGGAGTGGCACTGCCTGGTAACGGTACCATGGTGGCAACATCGAATGAACGCCACCAACTGATCAAAGATGCAGCCAAGCATCTTATGAGACAAATCGAAGAAGATGTAAGACCAAGAGATATCATCACAAAAGAAGCAATCGACGACGCTTTTGCGCTGGATATGGCAATGGGCGGATCGACCAATACCGTCCTACATACACTTGCCATCGCACATGAAGCTGGAATCGAGTACAAATTAGAAGACATTAATAAAATTGCAGAAAGGGTCCCTTATTTATGCAAAGTAAGTCCCGCATCAGACTACTCCATGGAAGATGTTCATGAGGCAGGTGGGGTAAGTGCCATCATCAAGGAATTATGTCAAATGGAAGGCGCCATTCACCCAGATAGAATCACCATTTCCGGTCAAACCATCAAGGAAGTGGTAGATCACGCACAAATCGTGAACGATCAAGTTATCCGACGTAAAGATAATCCATACAGTCCCGTAGGTGGGCTAAGTATCCTGTTTGGTAACCTTGCTCCAAACGGAGGAGTTATCAAAGTCGGGGCTGTAGATCCATCTATCAAAACGTTTACAGGAGAAGCCATCATTTTTGAATCACAAGATGAGGCCCAGGAAGGCATTAATAGTGGTCAAGTTCGTGAAGGACACGTAGTGGTTATCAGGTACGAGGGTCCAAAAGGCGGACCAGGAATGCCGGAGATGCTTGCACCGACTTCCTCCATCGCAGGAAGGGGATTATCCACGAAAGTAGCACTTATCACAGATGGAAGATTTTCTGGCGCATCAAGGGGTATCTCCATTGGACATATTTCCCCTGAGGCAGCAGAAGGTGGACCAATTGCATTCGTGGAAAACCGAGATATCATCCAAATTGACCTGGAAAAACGCTCTATCCATCTCCTAGTGGAAAGCGAAGTATTGGAAGCAAGAAAACAGAACTGGAAACAACCAGAATCAAAAGTGAAAAGCGGTTACCTTGCAAGATATGCAGCACTGGTGACTTCAGCCAATACAGGTGGAATCTTAAAAGTATAA
- the leuB gene encoding 3-isopropylmalate dehydrogenase has protein sequence MSQFTISVLPGDGIGPEVVREAILVLEQVAKNFQHTFTFNYGKIGGVAVDETGTPLPQETVEICKNSHAVLLGAVGGPKWDEETSERRPEAGLLGIRKALKLYANLRPVTLFESLIHASPLKREVVLDTDIVIVRELTGGIYFGSPRERRQGKDGLEVIDTLHYTEKEMERILRKGFEVAQGRKKKLTSVDKANVLESSRLWRETANRIAKEYPDVQLDHMLVDNAAMQLVRNPRQFDVIVTENMFGDILSDEASMLTGSLGMLPSASLGVDGPGLYEPIHGSAPDIAGKNIANPLATILSAAMLLRHSLGLEEEAASVEKAVDLALEEGYRTQDIGSEWERLLGSAQMGETVRSYLRAPIKN, from the coding sequence ATGAGTCAGTTTACCATCAGCGTCCTGCCTGGTGACGGCATCGGCCCAGAAGTGGTAAGGGAAGCGATACTTGTACTAGAGCAGGTGGCCAAGAATTTTCAACATACATTCACTTTTAACTACGGCAAGATCGGGGGAGTTGCTGTCGATGAGACAGGAACTCCTCTTCCACAAGAGACAGTGGAAATATGTAAGAACAGCCACGCGGTCCTTTTAGGAGCAGTTGGCGGTCCAAAATGGGATGAGGAAACGTCTGAGAGAAGGCCGGAAGCAGGATTGCTGGGAATCCGTAAAGCGTTGAAACTTTATGCCAACCTCCGTCCTGTCACCCTGTTTGAATCTCTTATCCATGCTTCTCCATTAAAAAGAGAAGTGGTTCTAGATACAGATATTGTAATAGTCAGGGAACTGACAGGCGGCATTTATTTTGGGTCTCCCCGTGAAAGAAGACAGGGAAAGGATGGTCTAGAGGTAATAGATACGCTTCACTATACGGAAAAAGAGATGGAACGAATCCTCCGAAAAGGATTTGAAGTTGCGCAAGGAAGAAAGAAAAAACTTACATCTGTTGATAAAGCAAATGTGTTGGAAAGCAGCAGGCTTTGGAGGGAAACCGCCAACCGGATCGCAAAGGAATATCCTGATGTCCAATTAGATCACATGCTAGTAGATAATGCTGCCATGCAATTGGTCAGAAACCCGCGACAGTTTGACGTCATCGTGACAGAAAACATGTTTGGAGACATTTTAAGCGACGAAGCTTCCATGCTCACTGGCTCTCTTGGGATGTTGCCTTCCGCAAGTCTTGGAGTAGATGGCCCTGGACTGTATGAACCCATTCATGGTTCCGCACCGGACATAGCTGGAAAAAATATTGCCAACCCATTGGCTACTATTCTTTCAGCCGCAATGCTTTTAAGACACTCCCTCGGTTTAGAGGAAGAAGCAGCCTCTGTTGAAAAAGCAGTAGACCTAGCACTAGAAGAAGGCTACCGCACCCAAGACATCGGCTCAGAATGGGAACGCCTCCTCGGCTCCGCCCAAATGGGAGAAACAGTAAGAAGCTACCTAAGAGCGCCAATAAAGAATTAG
- a CDS encoding DUF6612 family protein, protein MKSLKMMLVGILAVMLLTACGNSSNGASGNTEGNAEAEESTNEETTNATTEVEEVDASEETDTEEQEEMTADEVLQKSTEAMAGLSSYSMEMISDQEISMAGEDTIKMVTTTTTDMSLNPMAMYQVTSIEDADGMMEGMENESYFSEDGFFIYDSMAGQWFKMPEEFTAQLNAMSEMQTNPAEQLEMLKDYTDEITMTEEEGHYVLNFEGSGEQFNEMAGMIGGMMGDDMGEMMQEMLSMMTVNQLNYLVHIDKESFYQTKVLLNMDMEMDVDGEKVSSIQVMDSTLTNFDEVGEITVPQEVIDSAQEISEEDLEQMEQQGSY, encoded by the coding sequence GTGAAATCTTTGAAAATGATGTTGGTGGGTATCCTGGCTGTCATGTTACTTACAGCTTGTGGAAACTCCTCCAATGGGGCGAGTGGCAATACAGAGGGGAATGCAGAAGCAGAAGAGTCAACGAACGAGGAAACAACGAATGCCACTACTGAGGTAGAGGAAGTTGATGCTTCAGAAGAAACAGATACAGAAGAACAAGAAGAAATGACTGCAGATGAAGTGCTACAGAAATCTACAGAAGCAATGGCTGGACTTTCAAGTTATTCCATGGAAATGATCTCTGATCAGGAGATTTCCATGGCAGGGGAAGATACCATTAAAATGGTTACCACCACCACAACAGATATGTCACTAAATCCAATGGCGATGTATCAGGTAACTTCAATTGAAGATGCCGATGGAATGATGGAGGGCATGGAAAATGAATCGTATTTTTCTGAGGACGGTTTCTTCATATACGATTCGATGGCTGGGCAATGGTTTAAAATGCCGGAAGAATTTACAGCACAGTTAAACGCAATGTCTGAAATGCAAACAAATCCAGCAGAACAGTTAGAGATGCTAAAAGACTACACTGATGAGATCACAATGACAGAAGAAGAAGGACACTATGTGTTGAACTTTGAAGGATCTGGTGAACAATTCAATGAAATGGCAGGGATGATTGGCGGTATGATGGGAGACGACATGGGAGAAATGATGCAAGAAATGCTCTCTATGATGACAGTCAATCAATTAAACTATTTGGTTCATATCGATAAAGAAAGCTTCTATCAAACGAAGGTTCTATTAAATATGGATATGGAAATGGATGTTGATGGAGAAAAGGTGTCAAGCATTCAGGTGATGGATTCAACATTGACAAACTTTGATGAAGTAGGGGAAATTACTGTCCCTCAAGAAGTTATTGACAGTGCGCAGGAAATTTCCGAAGAAGATCTTGAACAAATGGAACAGCAAGGCAGCTACTAA
- the leuD gene encoding 3-isopropylmalate dehydratase small subunit gives MEALINHIGNVIPLDKANVDTDQIIPKQFLKRIERTGFGQFLFYDWRFEANGEENNTFIMNDPKFEGASILLARKNFGCGSSREHAPWALKDYGIKVVIAPSFADIFYNNCFKNGILPVVLKEEEVEELFQKTSNELIELEVDLEYQEVCVGDDLKYHFEADEYRKQMLLKGLDDIGLTEMYTEEIYEYEQTRRVY, from the coding sequence ATGGAAGCACTCATCAATCATATCGGAAATGTAATCCCCTTAGATAAGGCCAACGTCGATACAGATCAAATTATTCCAAAGCAATTTTTGAAAAGAATCGAACGAACAGGATTTGGTCAATTTCTCTTTTATGATTGGCGTTTTGAAGCGAATGGAGAAGAGAATAATACATTCATCATGAATGACCCTAAATTCGAAGGTGCATCTATTCTCTTGGCACGAAAGAATTTCGGTTGTGGATCCTCTAGAGAACACGCACCATGGGCGCTAAAGGATTATGGAATCAAAGTGGTCATTGCACCATCCTTTGCAGATATCTTTTATAACAACTGCTTTAAAAACGGAATTTTACCAGTTGTTTTAAAAGAGGAAGAGGTGGAGGAGCTTTTTCAAAAAACCTCTAATGAGCTAATTGAACTTGAGGTGGATCTTGAGTACCAGGAGGTTTGTGTTGGAGATGACTTGAAGTATCATTTTGAAGCGGATGAATATCGGAAACAGATGCTGTTGAAAGGACTGGATGATATCGGCCTGACCGAAATGTATACGGAAGAGATTTATGAATATGAGCAAACAAGAAGAGTTTACTAG
- a CDS encoding 2-isopropylmalate synthase, whose amino-acid sequence MRKVDIFDTTLRDGEQSAGVNLHPHEKLEIAIQLEKYGVDVMEAGFPASSYGDFQAVQQIAKTIKKSRVVGLARSVKSDIDAVYEAVKDAEKNGVHVFLATSPIHMEYKLKKKPKEVVEAAVQAVEYAKQYFDHVQWSAEDATRSEWPFLAHIIEKVIDAGANVINLPDTVGYTTPLEYAQLITYIREHVPNIHKVKLSAHCHDDLGMAVSNSLSAIQSGVDQIEGTINGIGERAGNASLEEIIVALQIRKDVYEVETNIDLKQTVRTSNLVSKLTGMIVPQNKAVVGANAFAHESGIHQDGVLKNKSTYEVINPEMVGLHSNKMVLGKHSGSHAFKQRCEELGLFLNEEEGKKLFKAFKDLTVKKKEVTEDDIFALMMDSSVKGLFPHYRMETLQISYGSNIIPTTTIAIKTEDGEVLQESATGKGSVESVYNTISRILQKEISLLDYRIQSTTNGSDALAEVYVKISCEGEVSSGRGIEHDVLEASAKAYLDAVNRLSIKEKFARYSTKGVEVG is encoded by the coding sequence GTGCGAAAGGTTGACATATTTGATACTACCCTACGAGATGGTGAACAGTCAGCCGGAGTGAATCTTCATCCGCATGAAAAATTAGAAATAGCGATTCAGTTAGAAAAATACGGAGTGGATGTCATGGAGGCAGGGTTTCCTGCTTCCTCCTACGGGGACTTTCAAGCAGTCCAGCAAATTGCCAAGACCATCAAAAAGTCAAGAGTGGTTGGCCTTGCACGGTCCGTCAAATCAGATATCGATGCTGTTTATGAAGCAGTGAAGGATGCTGAAAAGAACGGCGTTCATGTATTCTTGGCAACCTCCCCCATTCATATGGAGTATAAGTTAAAGAAAAAGCCGAAAGAAGTAGTAGAGGCAGCCGTTCAGGCAGTCGAATATGCAAAACAATATTTCGACCATGTGCAATGGTCTGCTGAAGACGCAACAAGAAGTGAATGGCCATTTTTAGCTCATATCATTGAAAAGGTTATTGATGCAGGGGCAAATGTCATCAACCTTCCTGATACGGTAGGCTATACAACTCCACTGGAATATGCTCAATTAATCACATATATTCGCGAACATGTTCCCAATATCCATAAAGTCAAACTCTCTGCCCATTGCCACGACGACCTTGGAATGGCCGTTTCTAATTCACTCTCAGCCATCCAAAGCGGTGTCGATCAGATCGAAGGGACCATCAATGGAATCGGAGAACGTGCAGGGAATGCATCATTGGAAGAAATCATCGTAGCCCTTCAAATAAGAAAAGACGTATACGAGGTGGAAACCAATATTGATCTTAAGCAAACGGTCAGAACCAGCAATCTTGTCAGCAAACTGACCGGTATGATAGTCCCGCAAAACAAAGCAGTTGTAGGAGCAAATGCTTTTGCCCATGAATCAGGTATCCACCAGGATGGAGTATTGAAAAACAAGAGCACCTATGAAGTTATCAACCCAGAGATGGTCGGTCTTCATTCGAATAAAATGGTTCTTGGCAAGCACTCCGGCAGCCATGCCTTCAAACAACGATGCGAGGAACTGGGACTATTTTTAAATGAAGAAGAAGGGAAAAAACTGTTTAAAGCGTTCAAAGATCTTACGGTGAAAAAGAAGGAAGTAACCGAGGATGATATTTTTGCATTGATGATGGATTCATCCGTGAAGGGACTATTCCCTCATTACCGAATGGAAACCTTACAAATCTCTTATGGATCCAATATTATTCCAACGACAACCATTGCTATTAAAACAGAGGACGGAGAAGTGCTCCAAGAGTCCGCTACAGGAAAAGGCAGTGTAGAATCTGTATACAATACCATCTCCAGAATTCTTCAAAAAGAAATATCGCTGCTTGACTATCGCATTCAATCTACCACAAACGGAAGTGACGCGCTTGCCGAGGTGTATGTGAAAATAAGTTGTGAAGGCGAAGTTTCAAGCGGAAGAGGAATAGAGCATGATGTACTAGAAGCTTCAGCAAAAGCTTATCTGGATGCAGTTAATCGTTTATCCATAAAAGAAAAATTTGCAAGATACTCAACAAAAGGGGTGGAGGTAGGATGA
- the leuC gene encoding 3-isopropylmalate dehydratase large subunit — translation MQPRTLFEKIWDRHTVVKEENKPSLLYIDLHLVHEVTSPQAFEGLRLSGRKVRQPDLTFATMDHNVPTINPFHVTDEIASKQMTTLEANCKEFGIRLADLHSTEQGIVHVIGPELGLTLPGKTIVCGDSHTSTHGAFGALAFGIGTSEVEHVLATQCLWQSKPKTLKVDFTGLRPLGVSAKDLILAVIAKYGTDFGTGYVLEFTGKVIEEMSMEERMTICNMAIEGGARAGLVAPDETTFSYLKGRKYAPVGEERNKAEVDWYALRSDEGAVYDKEIQFDITNLEPQVTWGTNPSMGTSISGRVPDPATIENEGERKSVAQAIDYMGLTPGMKISDIAIDYVFIGSCTNSRIEDLRKAAEVVKGRSVSPQVTALVVPGSKQVKKQAEEEGLHEVFLEAGFEWREAGCSMCLSMNPDVVPAGKRCASTSNRNFEGRQGRGARTHLVSPAMAAAAAISGRFVNVNEWRYEKEEVV, via the coding sequence ATGCAGCCAAGAACACTATTCGAGAAAATCTGGGATCGTCATACAGTAGTAAAAGAGGAGAACAAACCAAGCCTGTTGTACATCGACCTCCACTTGGTGCACGAAGTCACCTCTCCTCAAGCATTCGAAGGCCTACGCCTTTCAGGAAGAAAAGTACGACAACCAGACCTGACATTTGCAACCATGGACCACAATGTCCCAACCATCAACCCGTTCCATGTTACAGACGAAATCGCCTCCAAACAAATGACCACCCTGGAAGCAAACTGCAAAGAATTTGGAATCAGACTTGCAGACCTTCACAGTACAGAACAAGGAATTGTCCATGTAATCGGTCCTGAACTCGGGTTGACTCTACCAGGCAAAACCATCGTTTGCGGTGACAGCCATACATCCACACACGGTGCATTTGGTGCATTGGCTTTCGGTATTGGAACAAGTGAAGTGGAGCATGTCCTTGCGACCCAATGCTTGTGGCAGTCAAAGCCAAAGACGTTAAAAGTAGATTTCACAGGACTGAGACCATTAGGTGTATCTGCCAAAGATCTCATCTTGGCTGTGATTGCCAAATACGGGACAGATTTTGGAACAGGGTATGTGCTTGAATTTACCGGTAAGGTGATTGAAGAGATGTCCATGGAAGAACGCATGACCATCTGTAATATGGCCATTGAAGGTGGTGCCCGTGCTGGACTTGTGGCGCCGGATGAAACGACTTTCTCCTATTTAAAAGGAAGAAAATATGCCCCTGTCGGAGAGGAACGTAATAAGGCGGAAGTGGATTGGTACGCGCTTCGTTCAGATGAGGGTGCGGTGTATGATAAAGAAATCCAATTCGACATTACCAATCTTGAACCGCAAGTAACATGGGGAACAAATCCCTCGATGGGAACAAGTATCAGCGGCAGGGTGCCAGACCCTGCAACCATTGAAAATGAAGGGGAAAGGAAATCTGTTGCTCAAGCAATCGACTATATGGGTCTGACCCCTGGTATGAAAATATCTGATATTGCCATTGATTATGTGTTTATCGGATCCTGTACAAATTCACGTATTGAGGATTTACGTAAAGCAGCAGAAGTGGTAAAAGGAAGGTCCGTTTCACCACAAGTTACGGCGCTTGTCGTACCAGGTTCCAAACAGGTGAAAAAACAGGCGGAAGAAGAAGGCCTTCATGAAGTGTTTTTAGAGGCGGGATTTGAATGGAGAGAGGCCGGATGCAGCATGTGTCTCAGCATGAACCCGGATGTTGTCCCAGCAGGGAAAAGATGTGCCTCCACCTCCAACCGAAACTTTGAAGGCAGACAAGGCAGAGGGGCCAGAACACATCTGGTCAGTCCGGCAATGGCCGCCGCTGCTGCGATTAGCGGACGGTTTGTCAATGTCAATGAATGGCGATATGAAAAAGAGGAGGTCGTCTAA
- the ilvB gene encoding biosynthetic-type acetolactate synthase large subunit — MSTVEESGTKVAQKLLTGSRMIVEALKEEKVEVIFGYPGGAVLNIYDALYDGGIPHLLTRHEQGAIHAAEGYARVTGRPGVVIATSGPGATNIVTGLADAMIDSLPLVVITGQVNSQVLGSDAFQEAPILGISMPITKHNFQVQDVKELPRIFKEAFHIASTGRPGPVLIDIPKDITATSGIYDYSKDVHLPGYKLQTEPDPQAVKKVAQALKKAEKPVILAGAGVLHSKATNELKELVAKTTIPVANTLLGLGSFPADHPLFLGMAGMHGTYTANMALYQADLIINIGARFDDRLTGNLEEFAKFAKVVHFDIDPSEIGKNVPTDYPVIGDAAKSLQLLLKELPETADTSSWLEQLLQSKEDYPLWYVEDGETFKPQKLVELVHELTKGEAIVTTDVGQHQMWAAQFHGFQKPDRWVTSGGLGTMGFGLPAAIGAQVAEPPSTVVAVLGDAGFQMTLQELAVLKEYKLPVKVVLVNNQSMGMVRQWQQLFYKERYSESLLPNQPDYVKLSDAFGIKAAVVENEAEFRTAFAAALATDEPYLLDCRVTQKENVYPMIAPGKGIQQMEGVKP; from the coding sequence ATGAGTACAGTGGAAGAGAGCGGAACAAAGGTGGCACAAAAGTTGCTGACAGGTTCACGGATGATTGTCGAAGCGTTAAAAGAAGAGAAAGTGGAAGTGATATTCGGCTATCCCGGTGGCGCTGTACTAAACATTTATGACGCACTATATGACGGTGGAATCCCACATCTTTTGACAAGACATGAACAAGGTGCCATCCATGCAGCGGAAGGGTACGCAAGGGTTACCGGTAGACCGGGAGTGGTTATTGCCACTTCGGGTCCTGGTGCCACCAACATCGTCACAGGTCTTGCGGATGCAATGATTGACTCACTGCCACTTGTTGTCATTACCGGGCAGGTCAACTCACAAGTGCTTGGATCAGACGCCTTTCAAGAAGCACCGATTTTAGGAATTTCAATGCCGATTACCAAGCATAATTTTCAAGTCCAGGATGTAAAAGAACTCCCAAGAATCTTTAAAGAAGCCTTCCATATTGCATCCACAGGGAGACCAGGGCCGGTATTGATTGACATACCTAAAGACATCACGGCCACCTCTGGCATTTACGACTATTCTAAAGATGTGCACCTGCCTGGTTACAAGTTACAGACTGAACCGGATCCACAGGCAGTTAAAAAAGTAGCGCAGGCCTTGAAAAAAGCGGAAAAGCCCGTCATTTTAGCTGGCGCAGGCGTTCTCCACAGTAAAGCGACCAATGAATTAAAAGAACTGGTTGCCAAAACAACGATTCCAGTAGCAAATACATTACTTGGCCTTGGCAGCTTTCCGGCAGACCACCCTCTTTTTCTCGGGATGGCCGGCATGCATGGAACGTATACAGCCAACATGGCCTTATATCAAGCAGACCTGATCATCAATATCGGCGCAAGATTTGATGACAGACTTACAGGTAACCTTGAGGAGTTTGCGAAATTCGCCAAGGTGGTTCATTTTGATATCGATCCTTCCGAAATCGGCAAAAATGTTCCAACAGATTATCCAGTAATCGGGGATGCAGCAAAGTCCCTTCAATTACTATTAAAAGAGTTACCAGAAACGGCGGATACAAGTAGTTGGCTCGAACAACTCTTACAATCTAAAGAAGATTATCCCCTATGGTATGTAGAAGATGGAGAAACATTCAAGCCTCAAAAGCTAGTAGAGCTTGTTCATGAACTAACCAAAGGGGAAGCCATTGTCACAACAGACGTAGGGCAGCATCAAATGTGGGCAGCGCAATTCCACGGATTTCAAAAGCCTGATCGCTGGGTCACGTCAGGAGGCCTCGGTACAATGGGCTTTGGGTTACCTGCAGCAATTGGCGCGCAGGTGGCAGAACCGCCATCTACTGTTGTAGCAGTCCTTGGCGATGCTGGTTTCCAAATGACACTGCAGGAACTGGCTGTCCTGAAAGAATATAAACTTCCTGTAAAAGTAGTGCTCGTAAACAATCAATCTATGGGAATGGTACGACAATGGCAGCAGCTCTTTTATAAGGAAAGATACTCTGAGTCCTTACTTCCGAACCAGCCAGACTATGTCAAACTGTCCGACGCATTCGGGATCAAGGCAGCGGTTGTTGAAAATGAAGCAGAGTTCCGCACGGCATTTGCCGCAGCCCTTGCAACAGATGAGCCCTATCTATTAGATTGCCGAGTGACTCAAAAGGAAAATGTGTATCCGATGATTGCTCCTGGAAAAGGAATTCAACAAATGGAAGGTGTGAAGCCATGA
- the ilvN gene encoding acetolactate synthase small subunit, whose product MKRTLSLLVNNQLGVLNRLTNLFLRKGLNIESLAVAPVNESSISLMTIVVNVVEEQEVEKIKLQLDKQIDVIQITDISEQIALTN is encoded by the coding sequence ATGAAGCGAACATTGTCGCTCCTAGTAAACAACCAGCTTGGAGTTTTGAACCGATTGACTAATCTGTTCTTGCGAAAGGGATTAAACATTGAAAGCCTGGCAGTAGCGCCTGTCAATGAATCTTCTATTTCCCTCATGACCATTGTCGTTAACGTGGTCGAGGAACAAGAAGTGGAGAAAATAAAGCTCCAATTAGACAAACAAATCGACGTTATCCAAATCACAGACATATCTGAGCAGATTGCTCTAACAAATTAA
- the ilvC gene encoding ketol-acid reductoisomerase: protein MTAHMYYNDDISQAALNGKKVAVVGYGSQGHAHAQNLRDSGVEVVVGVRPGGSWEKAKEDGFQVYSVGEAVAQADVVMVLLPDERQPEVYKQEIEPHLTQGKALAFAHGFNVHFHQVVPPKDVDVFLVAPKGPGHLVRRVYEEGGGVPALFAVHQNASGEAKEVALAYSKAVGAGRAAVMETTFKEETETDLFGEQAVLCGGTTALVKAGFETLVEAGYQPEVAYFECLHELKLIVDLLYENGLEGMRYSISDTAQWGDFTAGPRVVNDGTKHEMRKILSEIQSGQFAKGWVLENQANRPMFHSINEQEKHHPLEVVGRELRAKMPFIQSKKKGVVGSAKG, encoded by the coding sequence ATGACAGCACATATGTATTATAACGACGACATCTCGCAAGCAGCATTAAACGGGAAAAAGGTAGCAGTAGTAGGATATGGATCCCAAGGCCATGCACATGCACAAAACTTACGTGACAGCGGCGTAGAAGTAGTAGTAGGCGTTCGACCCGGAGGCTCATGGGAAAAAGCAAAAGAAGACGGATTCCAAGTATACTCCGTGGGAGAAGCAGTAGCCCAGGCAGACGTGGTAATGGTATTACTTCCTGACGAAAGGCAACCAGAAGTGTACAAACAGGAAATTGAACCACATCTCACACAAGGAAAAGCATTGGCATTTGCCCATGGCTTCAATGTCCATTTCCATCAGGTGGTTCCTCCGAAAGACGTGGATGTATTCCTGGTCGCTCCTAAAGGACCTGGCCATTTAGTAAGACGTGTATATGAAGAAGGCGGCGGTGTACCTGCGCTTTTCGCAGTCCATCAAAATGCTTCAGGGGAAGCAAAAGAGGTCGCATTGGCCTACAGTAAAGCGGTTGGTGCCGGAAGAGCAGCTGTAATGGAAACAACTTTTAAAGAAGAAACAGAAACAGATCTATTCGGAGAACAAGCAGTACTGTGCGGCGGAACGACGGCCCTAGTGAAAGCTGGATTCGAAACGCTGGTGGAAGCAGGCTACCAACCGGAAGTTGCCTACTTTGAGTGTTTACATGAACTAAAACTAATCGTAGATCTTTTATATGAAAACGGATTAGAAGGAATGCGATATTCTATCTCTGATACAGCACAGTGGGGCGACTTTACAGCCGGACCTCGAGTAGTCAATGACGGAACAAAGCATGAAATGAGAAAAATCCTTTCAGAAATCCAATCTGGACAATTTGCAAAAGGCTGGGTGCTTGAAAACCAAGCAAACCGTCCAATGTTCCACTCTATCAATGAGCAAGAAAAACATCACCCACTCGAAGTGGTAGGAAGGGAGCTCCGCGCGAAAATGCCATTCATCCAATCGAAGAAGAAAGGAGTCGTTGGCAGTGCGAAAGGTTGA